A region of Anaeromicrobium sediminis DNA encodes the following proteins:
- a CDS encoding LysR family transcriptional regulator, with protein MNLEYLKSFYMTVKCNSISKAAKALHLTQPGLSMQLRNLEKELGADLLIRSNKGVKLTEEGTVVFDYAHTLLSIQGNIERDLKNLQEDTPKLIIGSCKSVGEYALPCSIYTFKQLHKEVDIHMEVDNTATVIEKLRKHTINIGLIQYDPKADDILTQTIISDQLHLVGNCCDSPKEISIEDLKEIPLILREKDSGTRYLIEKALQEKGISIKDLNVVYDLNSPEAIKSSILSGKGFSFLPKLSIEQELKKGLVQPIKVDDLEISFNYYIASREKYNFTDYEKMFVDFVISSKRGFC; from the coding sequence GTGAATCTTGAATATCTGAAATCATTTTATATGACGGTGAAATGCAATAGTATATCCAAAGCAGCTAAAGCTCTCCATCTTACTCAACCAGGTTTAAGCATGCAACTTCGCAATTTGGAAAAGGAGCTGGGTGCAGATCTTTTGATACGAAGTAATAAAGGAGTTAAATTAACAGAAGAAGGTACAGTAGTGTTTGATTATGCACATACATTACTTTCAATTCAAGGGAATATAGAAAGAGACCTGAAAAATCTCCAGGAAGATACACCTAAATTAATTATAGGTTCTTGCAAAAGTGTAGGAGAGTATGCGCTTCCTTGTAGCATATATACATTCAAGCAACTTCACAAAGAAGTGGATATTCATATGGAAGTGGACAACACTGCTACAGTTATTGAAAAACTGCGTAAGCATACTATTAATATCGGACTAATTCAATACGATCCGAAAGCTGATGATATTCTTACCCAAACCATTATTTCTGATCAACTACATTTAGTAGGAAATTGTTGTGATTCTCCAAAAGAAATTTCAATTGAAGATCTAAAAGAAATTCCTTTGATTTTACGTGAAAAAGATTCTGGAACAAGATACTTAATTGAAAAAGCATTACAAGAAAAGGGAATTAGTATTAAAGATTTAAATGTAGTTTATGATTTAAATTCTCCAGAAGCTATTAAATCTTCTATTCTTTCTGGAAAAGGGTTCTCTTTTTTACCTAAATTATCTATAGAGCAGGAGTTAAAGAAGGGATTGGTTCAACCAATTAAAGTTGATGATCTAGAAATTTCTTTTAATTATTATATAGCCTCTAGAGAAAAATACAATTTTACAGACTACGAAAAAATGTTTGTAGATTTCGTTATTTCCAGCAAAAGAGGATTCTGTTAA
- a CDS encoding YeeE/YedE thiosulfate transporter family protein: MAVREVDCLSELCPIPILKAMKELKTMDPGDIVVLHSDHSCVGINVQEWGQKNEYPVNVVEVKDGEWKIYIEKPGAKHESNIIAPIVKWLQKPWPYWVGGILLGLLNVILLAVNGISWQITSGFLLWGVGILQWFGLEPLNWEYFSYFQYYYKSVMINKNVFINKYTILNIGVIVGSLVATLLASQFKWKRIKSKKQFIFALLGGIMMGYGTRLAIGCNIGAFFSGIPSFSLHAYVFGLFAILGAWVGCKIVIRFLM; the protein is encoded by the coding sequence ATGGCGGTAAGAGAAGTAGACTGTTTAAGTGAATTATGTCCAATTCCCATACTTAAAGCAATGAAGGAATTAAAAACAATGGATCCTGGAGATATTGTGGTGCTACATTCCGATCATAGTTGTGTGGGGATTAATGTTCAAGAATGGGGACAAAAAAATGAATATCCTGTAAATGTGGTTGAAGTAAAGGATGGAGAGTGGAAAATATATATTGAAAAACCAGGAGCAAAACATGAAAGTAATATAATAGCTCCTATTGTAAAATGGTTACAAAAGCCATGGCCCTATTGGGTAGGAGGAATTTTACTAGGGTTATTGAATGTGATTCTACTAGCTGTAAATGGTATTAGCTGGCAAATAACCAGTGGTTTTTTACTATGGGGAGTGGGTATTTTACAATGGTTTGGATTAGAACCTCTCAATTGGGAATATTTTAGTTATTTTCAATACTATTATAAGTCTGTAATGATAAATAAAAATGTCTTTATTAATAAATATACCATTTTGAATATAGGTGTAATTGTAGGATCTTTAGTAGCAACTTTGCTAGCATCTCAATTTAAATGGAAAAGAATAAAAAGTAAAAAGCAGTTTATATTTGCCCTCCTAGGTGGGATTATGATGGGCTACGGAACAAGACTTGCCATTGGGTGCAATATTGGTGCCTTTTTTAGTGGAATACCATCATTTTCTCTACATGCGTATGTCTTTGGACTATTTGCCATATTAGGAGCATGGGTAGGGTGTAAGATAGTAATTAGATTTTTAATGTGA